The following coding sequences lie in one Micromonospora sp. R77 genomic window:
- a CDS encoding sirohydrochlorin chelatase, producing MGAGPAGGPGAAAADPPVPVVLVAHGSRDPRAAEAIRALARAVAAARPGVTVLPSWLDHTEPGPATVLRGLADAGQRRAVLVPLLLTAAYHRKVDIPAAVAAARESGPELDVRITDVLGPADGTVDGALLSGLRQRLAEAEPGRYDAVVLAAAGTRDHRARGSVGRVAAVLGATLGVPARVSYASAAPPAVGVAVAKLRAAGARRVAVAAYFLAPGLFHDAVVADARAAGAVAVADPLTDVPALADLILRRADATTHPHPA from the coding sequence GTGGGGGCCGGTCCGGCCGGTGGGCCGGGCGCAGCGGCGGCGGACCCACCCGTCCCGGTGGTCCTGGTCGCTCACGGCAGTCGTGATCCCCGTGCCGCCGAGGCGATCCGGGCGCTGGCCCGGGCCGTGGCGGCGGCCCGCCCGGGCGTCACGGTGCTGCCGAGCTGGCTGGATCACACCGAGCCCGGTCCGGCCACCGTGCTGCGCGGGCTCGCCGACGCCGGGCAGCGCCGGGCGGTGCTGGTGCCGCTGCTGCTGACCGCCGCGTACCACCGGAAGGTCGACATCCCGGCGGCGGTGGCGGCGGCGCGGGAGTCGGGGCCGGAGCTGGACGTGCGGATCACCGACGTGCTGGGGCCGGCCGACGGGACGGTGGACGGCGCCCTGCTCAGCGGCTTGCGTCAGCGGCTGGCGGAGGCGGAACCGGGCCGGTACGACGCGGTGGTGCTGGCCGCGGCGGGCACCCGGGACCATCGGGCGCGTGGCTCGGTGGGTCGGGTGGCGGCGGTCCTCGGCGCGACCCTGGGTGTCCCCGCCCGGGTGTCGTACGCCTCGGCGGCACCCCCGGCGGTCGGCGTGGCGGTGGCGAAACTGCGGGCGGCGGGTGCCCGCCGGGTCGCGGTGGCCGCCTACTTCCTCGCGCCGGGCCTCTTCCACGACGCCGTGGTGGCGGACGCCCGCGCCGCCGGCGCGGTGGCCGTGGCCGACCCCCTCACCGACGTCCCCGCCCTGGCCGACCTGATCCTCCGCCGCGCCGACGCCACCACCCACCCCCACCCTGCGTGA
- a CDS encoding WhiB family transcriptional regulator, producing the protein MDWRHHAVCRDEDPELFFPIGTSGPALLQVEQAKAVCRRCSVTDECLKWALESGQDAGVWGGMSEEERRAVKRRGGLRVLRAHSA; encoded by the coding sequence ATGGACTGGCGTCACCATGCTGTCTGCCGCGACGAGGACCCGGAGCTGTTCTTCCCGATCGGGACGTCCGGTCCGGCTCTCCTGCAGGTCGAGCAGGCCAAGGCTGTCTGCCGGCGCTGCTCCGTGACCGACGAGTGCCTGAAGTGGGCGCTCGAGTCCGGTCAGGACGCCGGTGTCTGGGGCGGGATGAGCGAGGAGGAGCGCCGCGCGGTCAAGCGCCGCGGCGGTCTCCGGGTGCTGCGCGCTCACTCTGCCTGA
- a CDS encoding phosphoadenylyl-sulfate reductase, which produces MTLASATNLGLVGIGGAADPQRRDPEELRALAERAGRELEGAPALEIARWAAETFGDRFCVTSSMADGVLAHLVSRVAPGVDVVFLDTGLHFPETLRVRDEVARRLPVNVRSIRPRMTVGQQDGQYGPRLFSKSPDDCCQLRKVEPLERALNGYDAWAAGLRRDESPTRANTPVVTFDARRGKVKVNPIATWSQQDVDAYISRHDIPVNELLGRGYGSIGCWPCTRRTKAGEDPRAGRWAMFEKTECGLHV; this is translated from the coding sequence ATGACGTTGGCGTCGGCGACCAACCTGGGACTGGTCGGCATCGGCGGCGCGGCCGACCCGCAGCGCCGCGACCCGGAGGAGCTGCGCGCGCTGGCCGAACGGGCCGGCCGTGAGCTGGAGGGCGCCCCGGCGTTGGAGATCGCCCGCTGGGCCGCCGAGACCTTCGGCGACCGGTTCTGCGTCACCAGCTCGATGGCCGACGGGGTGCTGGCTCACCTGGTGTCCCGGGTCGCGCCGGGGGTGGACGTGGTCTTCCTCGACACCGGGCTGCACTTCCCGGAGACCCTGCGGGTGCGCGACGAGGTGGCCCGCCGGCTGCCGGTGAACGTGCGCTCGATCCGTCCCCGGATGACCGTGGGTCAGCAGGACGGCCAGTACGGCCCCCGGCTGTTCAGCAAGTCCCCGGACGACTGCTGCCAGCTGCGCAAGGTGGAGCCGCTGGAACGCGCCCTGAACGGGTACGACGCCTGGGCCGCCGGGCTGCGCCGCGACGAGTCGCCGACCCGGGCCAACACGCCGGTGGTGACCTTCGACGCCCGGCGCGGCAAGGTGAAGGTCAACCCGATCGCGACCTGGAGCCAGCAGGACGTGGACGCCTACATCTCCCGGCACGACATCCCGGTCAACGAACTGCTCGGCCGCGGTTACGGCTCGATCGGCTGCTGGCCGTGCACCCGGCGTACCAAGGCGGGGGAGGACCCGCGGGCGGGCCGCTGGGCCATGTTCGAGAAGACCGAGTGCGGCCTGCACGTGTGA
- a CDS encoding glycosyltransferase family 39 protein produces MSGRWGFSQARRPAVWVAPTVLTLGVTLVGLGRAQLWRDELATWSAATRPVGDLVRLAGTIDAATGPYYLLMHGWTALAGDSTVALRLPSVLAMAGAAGLTARLGERLVDARVGLLAGLLFAVLPGTSRYAQEARPYALATFLAVLATLLLVGALSRPSWPRWAGYAAAVAALGLTHLIALTLLAAHALAVLAARRRDPTTHRPIRPAHTPPEPDRPAHTQTQQHQPARIRAPRDEPAHSPPERPAPVDRSVERGRRVALRWLVALLPAVLLVTPLVLVARGQRSRQLDWVDAARLTDLAALPGGVAQSGVVGGLLLGLAALGAGRLGRRALLPGACVLLPVLLLFAVGLVVPLWVARYLVFTVPFGCLLAGAALAGVRLGPALAVVALAGLVGLPDQAVLRRTHEWPRSATVDYRGAARVIADRQQPGDAIVYSPRDSWLFLDLGMAYHLGSDRPRDVLVLRDQRQRADLWAGECPRPAECLAGVRRVWLVVAGRRADPLAAVPGAKGAALRDGFRVAQVDPRPGLTVALLIR; encoded by the coding sequence ATGTCCGGAAGGTGGGGTTTCTCGCAGGCGAGACGTCCGGCGGTGTGGGTGGCGCCGACCGTGCTCACCCTCGGCGTGACCCTCGTCGGGCTCGGCCGGGCGCAGCTGTGGCGGGACGAGCTGGCGACCTGGAGCGCGGCCACCCGACCGGTCGGCGACCTGGTCCGGCTGGCCGGCACCATCGACGCGGCCACGGGACCCTACTACCTGCTCATGCACGGCTGGACGGCACTGGCCGGGGATTCCACCGTCGCCCTGCGGCTGCCGTCCGTGCTGGCCATGGCGGGGGCGGCCGGACTGACCGCCCGGCTCGGTGAGCGGCTGGTCGACGCCCGGGTCGGGCTGCTGGCCGGGCTGCTCTTCGCCGTCCTGCCCGGCACCTCCCGGTACGCCCAGGAGGCCCGCCCGTACGCGCTCGCCACCTTCCTCGCCGTCCTCGCCACCCTGCTGCTGGTCGGGGCGCTGAGCCGGCCGTCGTGGCCACGCTGGGCGGGGTACGCCGCCGCGGTCGCGGCGCTGGGCCTGACCCACCTGATCGCCCTCACCCTCCTCGCCGCCCACGCCCTCGCGGTGCTGGCCGCAAGGCGGCGCGACCCCACCACCCACCGGCCGATTCGCCCCGCCCACACCCCGCCCGAACCGGACCGGCCCGCACACACCCAGACCCAGCAACACCAGCCAGCCCGCATCCGAGCCCCACGGGACGAGCCCGCACACAGCCCACCCGAGCGGCCCGCACCCGTCGACAGGTCGGTGGAGCGCGGGCGGCGGGTGGCGCTGCGGTGGCTGGTGGCGCTGCTGCCGGCCGTACTGCTGGTCACCCCGCTGGTGCTGGTGGCCCGCGGCCAGCGGTCCCGGCAACTCGACTGGGTGGACGCGGCCCGGCTCACCGACCTGGCGGCGTTGCCCGGCGGGGTGGCGCAGAGCGGCGTGGTGGGCGGGCTGCTGCTGGGGCTCGCCGCGCTGGGCGCGGGGCGGCTCGGCCGGCGGGCGCTGCTGCCGGGTGCCTGCGTGCTGCTGCCGGTGCTGCTGCTCTTCGCCGTCGGGCTGGTGGTGCCGCTCTGGGTGGCGCGCTACCTGGTCTTCACGGTGCCGTTCGGCTGCCTGCTGGCCGGGGCGGCGCTGGCCGGCGTACGACTCGGGCCGGCGCTGGCCGTGGTGGCCCTGGCCGGGCTGGTGGGCCTGCCCGACCAGGCGGTGCTGCGGCGGACCCACGAGTGGCCGCGCAGTGCGACGGTGGACTACCGGGGCGCGGCCCGGGTGATCGCCGATCGGCAGCAGCCCGGCGACGCGATCGTCTACTCGCCCCGGGACAGCTGGCTCTTCCTCGACCTCGGCATGGCGTACCACCTGGGGTCGGACCGGCCACGCGACGTGCTGGTGCTGCGCGACCAGCGGCAGCGCGCGGACCTCTGGGCCGGCGAGTGTCCCCGCCCGGCGGAGTGCCTGGCCGGCGTGCGGCGGGTCTGGCTGGTGGTCGCCGGGCGGCGGGCCGACCCGCTGGCGGCGGTGCCCGGCGCGAAGGGCGCGGCGCTGCGGGACGGCTTCCGGGTCGCGCAGGTCGACCCCCGGCCCGGCCTGACCGTCGCCCTGCTCATCCGCTGA
- a CDS encoding sensor histidine kinase, with amino-acid sequence MSTLRDLAEEHTQLRPADIDHLHRIAGDWQLLSDLSFADLLLWVPVDGDGTFVCVAQVRPTTAPTAYLDDQVGRIVGGPEVAHLEVAHRQGRIWREGDPVWYGDVPARHEAIPVRLRTADGEAGEVIAVVGRDTNLSTARTPSQLELNYLTTADDLAQMIADGTFPPPRHPGETTSAPRVGDGLVRLDANGKVTYASPNAQSAYRRLGYASHLVGEDLAKLHRRLAGDPLEGTDAANSILAALRGDAPPRREVDARGATMLTRALPLMPAGVPIGALVLVRDITEVRRRDRALITKDATIREIHHRVKNNLQTVAALLRLQARRVAMPEARVALEESVRRVASIALVHETLSMSSDEAVEFDGIVDRVASAATEVAATEVTVGMRRRGSFGVLPAEIATSLVMVLNELLLNAVEHGFPPADDEGPAGPEQGEKPEVVVTAQRHRKQLHVSVADNGRGLPAQFDAERGGKLGLQIVRALVTGELRGTIELRNGAAGGTEAVLVVPLARPAADRA; translated from the coding sequence GTGTCCACGCTGCGCGACCTCGCCGAGGAGCACACCCAGCTCCGCCCGGCCGACATCGACCACCTGCACCGGATCGCGGGGGACTGGCAGCTGCTGTCCGACCTCTCCTTCGCCGACCTGCTGCTCTGGGTCCCGGTGGACGGTGACGGCACCTTCGTCTGCGTCGCCCAGGTCCGCCCGACGACCGCCCCGACGGCGTACCTGGACGACCAGGTCGGGCGGATCGTCGGCGGGCCCGAGGTGGCGCACCTGGAGGTCGCCCACCGGCAGGGCCGGATCTGGCGGGAGGGCGACCCCGTCTGGTACGGCGACGTGCCCGCCCGGCACGAGGCGATCCCGGTACGGCTGCGCACCGCCGACGGGGAGGCCGGCGAGGTGATCGCTGTGGTCGGTCGGGACACCAACCTCTCCACCGCCCGGACGCCCAGCCAACTCGAACTGAACTATCTGACCACCGCCGACGACCTGGCCCAGATGATCGCCGACGGCACCTTCCCGCCGCCCCGGCACCCGGGCGAGACCACCTCCGCCCCCCGGGTGGGTGACGGGCTGGTCCGGCTGGACGCCAACGGCAAGGTCACCTACGCCAGCCCGAACGCGCAGTCCGCGTACCGGCGGCTGGGCTACGCCTCCCACCTGGTGGGCGAGGACCTGGCGAAGCTGCACCGCCGGCTGGCCGGCGACCCGCTCGAAGGCACCGACGCGGCGAACAGCATCCTGGCCGCGCTGCGCGGCGACGCCCCGCCCCGCCGCGAGGTCGACGCCCGCGGCGCCACCATGCTCACCCGGGCGCTGCCGCTGATGCCGGCCGGTGTGCCGATCGGCGCGCTGGTGCTGGTCCGCGACATCACCGAGGTACGCCGCCGGGACCGGGCCCTGATCACCAAGGACGCCACCATCCGGGAGATCCACCACCGGGTGAAGAACAACCTGCAGACCGTGGCCGCGCTGCTGCGCCTCCAGGCCCGGCGGGTCGCCATGCCGGAGGCCCGGGTCGCCCTGGAGGAGTCGGTACGCCGGGTCGCCTCCATCGCGCTGGTCCACGAGACGCTCTCCATGTCCAGCGACGAGGCGGTCGAGTTCGACGGCATCGTCGACCGGGTGGCCAGCGCGGCGACCGAGGTGGCGGCCACCGAGGTCACCGTCGGCATGCGCCGCCGGGGCAGCTTCGGGGTGCTGCCCGCCGAGATCGCCACCTCCCTCGTGATGGTCCTCAACGAACTGCTGCTCAACGCGGTCGAGCACGGCTTCCCGCCGGCCGACGACGAGGGCCCGGCCGGCCCCGAGCAGGGCGAGAAGCCCGAGGTGGTGGTCACCGCGCAGCGACACCGCAAGCAGTTGCACGTCTCGGTCGCCGACAACGGCCGGGGGCTGCCCGCGCAGTTCGACGCCGAACGGGGCGGCAAGCTCGGCCTGCAGATCGTCCGGGCGCTGGTCACCGGGGAGCTGCGCGGCACCATCGAGCTGCGCAACGGCGCGGCCGGCGGCACCGAGGCCGTTCTGGTCGTGCCGTTGGCCCGTCCCGCCGCCGACCGCGCCTGA
- a CDS encoding SIS domain-containing protein codes for MAADIDEQPAGYERLLSAEHAAAIARVAAVIAERRPRHVVFTARGTSDHAALYAAYLTEIRLGLPAGLASPSAVTVYGARPDLSDALVVGVSQSGGSPDLAEVLRVARASGALTLAVTNAPDSPLVETAELSVDIAAGHERAVAATKTYTAELLALLLLVEGVRAGDGVLPAAERAALAVLPELAARTLADPTPTQLAPRYRFAGQLVTTGRGYAYPTAREAALKLMETSYLPALAFSGADLLHGPLAMTDPDVPVLAVVGSGPGGESMRQVLPRLGERRADVVVVGSAAVEGATRMAVPEVDERYAPLLDILPLQRLALALALARGEDPDAPRGLKKVTATM; via the coding sequence ATGGCCGCCGACATCGACGAGCAGCCGGCCGGCTACGAGCGGCTGCTCTCCGCCGAACACGCCGCGGCGATCGCCCGGGTGGCGGCGGTCATCGCCGAACGTCGGCCCCGACACGTGGTCTTCACCGCGCGCGGCACCTCCGACCACGCGGCCCTCTACGCGGCCTACCTGACCGAGATCCGCCTCGGGCTGCCCGCCGGCCTCGCCTCGCCGAGCGCGGTCACCGTCTACGGCGCCCGGCCCGACCTCTCCGACGCCCTCGTCGTCGGGGTCAGCCAGAGCGGCGGCTCACCCGACCTCGCCGAGGTGCTCCGGGTCGCCCGGGCCTCCGGCGCGCTCACCCTCGCCGTCACCAACGCCCCCGACTCGCCGCTGGTGGAGACCGCCGAGTTGAGCGTCGACATCGCCGCCGGGCACGAGCGGGCCGTCGCCGCCACCAAGACGTACACCGCCGAGCTGCTCGCGCTGCTGCTGCTCGTCGAGGGGGTACGCGCCGGCGACGGGGTGCTGCCGGCGGCCGAGCGGGCCGCCCTCGCCGTCCTGCCCGAGCTGGCCGCCCGTACCCTCGCCGACCCGACCCCGACGCAGCTCGCCCCCCGCTACCGGTTCGCCGGCCAGCTCGTCACCACCGGCCGGGGCTACGCGTACCCGACCGCCCGGGAGGCGGCGCTGAAGCTGATGGAGACCTCCTACCTGCCGGCGCTGGCCTTCTCCGGCGCGGACCTGCTGCACGGCCCGCTCGCCATGACCGACCCGGACGTGCCGGTGCTCGCCGTGGTCGGCTCCGGCCCCGGCGGCGAGTCGATGCGCCAGGTGCTGCCCCGGCTCGGCGAACGCCGCGCCGACGTGGTGGTGGTCGGCTCCGCCGCGGTCGAGGGCGCCACCCGGATGGCCGTCCCCGAGGTCGACGAGCGGTACGCCCCGCTGCTCGACATTCTCCCGCTGCAACGGCTGGCGCTGGCGCTGGCACTCGCCCGGGGCGAGGACCCGGACGCGCCCCGCGGCTTGAAGAAGGTCACCGCGACGATGTGA
- a CDS encoding nitrite/sulfite reductase: MAVSSTPTRPETPAAPAARAPRRPRGEGQWALGHREPLNANERIKKDDDPLNVRARIENIYAHQGFASIDPQDLRGRFRWWGLYTQRRAGIDGGRTAVLEPHELEDEFFMLRVRVDGGELNLAQLRVVADISREFARDTADITDRQNIQYHWIRVEDMPEIWRRLEAVGLQTTEACGDCPRVVLGSPVAGVAEAELLDPTPALDEIVSRYVGDKAYSNLPRKFKTSISWLADSPYETNDIAFLGVEHPEHGPGFDVWVGGGLSTNPMLAQRLGVWVPLAEVPDVWAGVVGIFRDYGYRRLRNRARLKFLVADWGVAKFREILEKEYLGRTLLDGPAPELPSKPIDHIGVHRQRDGRNFVGAAPVVGRVSGGQLAELADVVEAHGSGRVRLTPYQKLLVLDVPPERTEDLVTALRGIGLEARPSAWRRGTMACTGIEFCKLAIVETKRRGEELVARLEERLRDFDADISIHLNGCPNACARTQVADIGLKGQLVVGPDGRQVEGFQVHLGGGLGMAQGQTAGFGRKLRGLKTTADELPEYVERLARRYLAGRTEGETFANWVIRVDEEDLR; this comes from the coding sequence ATGGCGGTCAGCAGCACCCCGACCCGGCCCGAGACCCCGGCGGCCCCTGCCGCCCGGGCTCCCCGCCGTCCACGCGGCGAGGGGCAGTGGGCGCTCGGTCACCGCGAGCCCCTCAACGCCAACGAGCGGATCAAGAAGGACGACGACCCGCTGAACGTCCGGGCGCGGATCGAGAACATCTACGCCCACCAGGGCTTCGCCTCGATCGACCCGCAGGACCTGCGCGGTCGGTTCCGCTGGTGGGGCCTCTACACCCAGCGCAGGGCCGGCATCGACGGCGGGCGTACCGCCGTGCTGGAGCCGCACGAGCTGGAGGACGAGTTCTTCATGCTCCGGGTACGGGTCGACGGCGGTGAGCTGAACCTGGCCCAGTTGCGGGTCGTCGCCGACATCTCCCGTGAGTTCGCCCGGGACACCGCCGACATCACCGACCGGCAGAACATCCAGTACCACTGGATCCGGGTGGAGGACATGCCGGAGATCTGGCGGCGGCTGGAGGCGGTCGGCCTGCAGACCACCGAGGCCTGCGGTGACTGCCCCCGGGTGGTGCTCGGCAGCCCGGTCGCCGGGGTGGCCGAGGCGGAGCTGCTGGATCCCACCCCCGCCCTCGACGAGATCGTCAGCCGGTACGTCGGCGACAAGGCGTACTCGAACCTGCCGCGCAAGTTCAAGACCTCGATCTCGTGGCTGGCCGACTCGCCGTACGAGACGAACGACATCGCCTTCCTCGGCGTGGAGCACCCCGAGCACGGCCCCGGCTTCGACGTCTGGGTCGGCGGTGGCCTGTCCACCAACCCGATGCTGGCCCAGCGGCTCGGCGTCTGGGTGCCGCTGGCCGAGGTGCCGGACGTCTGGGCGGGCGTGGTGGGCATCTTCCGCGACTACGGCTACCGCCGGCTGCGCAACCGGGCCCGGCTGAAGTTCCTGGTCGCCGACTGGGGCGTGGCGAAGTTCCGCGAGATCCTGGAGAAGGAATACCTGGGCCGCACGCTGCTCGACGGTCCGGCCCCGGAGCTGCCGAGCAAGCCGATCGACCACATCGGCGTGCACCGGCAGCGCGACGGCCGCAACTTCGTCGGGGCCGCCCCGGTGGTCGGGCGGGTCTCCGGCGGGCAGCTCGCCGAGCTGGCCGACGTGGTCGAGGCGCACGGCAGCGGCCGGGTGCGGCTCACCCCGTACCAGAAGCTGCTGGTGCTCGACGTGCCGCCGGAGCGGACCGAGGACCTGGTCACGGCGCTGCGCGGGATCGGCCTGGAGGCCCGGCCGTCGGCCTGGCGGCGCGGCACGATGGCCTGCACCGGCATCGAGTTCTGCAAGCTGGCCATTGTCGAGACGAAGCGGCGCGGTGAGGAGCTGGTGGCCCGGCTGGAGGAGCGGCTGCGCGACTTCGACGCGGACATCTCCATCCACCTCAACGGCTGCCCGAACGCCTGCGCCCGCACCCAGGTCGCCGACATCGGCCTGAAGGGCCAGCTGGTGGTGGGCCCGGACGGCCGCCAGGTGGAGGGCTTCCAGGTGCACCTGGGCGGTGGCCTCGGCATGGCGCAGGGGCAGACCGCCGGGTTCGGCCGCAAGCTGCGCGGCCTGAAGACCACCGCCGACGAGCTTCCGGAGTACGTGGAACGGCTGGCCCGCCGCTACCTGGCCGGCCGGACCGAGGGTGAGACGTTCGCCAACTGGGTGATCAGGGTCGACGAGGAGGACTTGCGATGA
- a CDS encoding diacylglycerol kinase family protein — translation MRAVLVVNPKATTTSERSRDVLVRALRSEVDLSVRYTRRRGHAMDLAREAAEEGVDLVVTLGGDGTVNEVVNGLMAAEPPTFRTGDSSAERLPALATVPGGSTNVFARALGLPREWPDGTSMILEALRLGRSRTIGLGRADDRYFTFCAGFGIDAAVIHRVEQARKRGRVSTPALYLRSTVGQYFLGSDRRHPAISLERPGEAAEGELATVIIQNTAPWTYLGDREINPNPEASFDLGLDVLAMRQLRVASTTRTVTQFLSRDADPRGRQVLRLHDVAEFTLLSARPQAFQLDGDYLGEREKVRFTSVPAALRVIC, via the coding sequence ATGCGGGCCGTCCTGGTGGTCAATCCCAAGGCCACCACCACCAGCGAACGCAGCCGGGACGTCCTGGTCCGGGCGCTGCGCAGTGAAGTAGACCTGTCGGTGCGGTACACCCGCCGCCGGGGCCACGCGATGGACCTGGCCCGGGAGGCCGCCGAGGAGGGCGTCGACCTGGTGGTCACGCTCGGCGGCGACGGCACCGTCAACGAGGTGGTGAACGGGTTGATGGCGGCGGAGCCGCCGACGTTCCGCACCGGCGACTCCTCGGCGGAGCGGCTGCCCGCGCTGGCCACCGTGCCGGGCGGTTCGACCAACGTCTTCGCCCGCGCGCTCGGCCTGCCCCGGGAATGGCCGGACGGCACCAGCATGATCCTGGAGGCGCTGCGCCTGGGCCGGTCCCGGACGATCGGCCTGGGCCGCGCCGACGACCGCTACTTCACCTTCTGCGCCGGCTTCGGCATCGACGCCGCCGTCATCCACCGCGTGGAGCAGGCCCGCAAGCGGGGCCGGGTGTCCACTCCCGCGCTCTATCTGCGGTCCACGGTCGGGCAGTACTTCCTCGGCTCGGACCGTCGGCATCCGGCGATCAGCCTGGAACGGCCGGGTGAGGCCGCCGAGGGCGAGCTGGCCACGGTCATCATCCAGAACACGGCCCCGTGGACGTACCTCGGTGACCGGGAGATCAACCCGAACCCGGAGGCGTCGTTCGACCTCGGGTTGGACGTGCTGGCGATGCGTCAGCTACGCGTGGCCAGTACGACACGCACAGTGACGCAGTTCCTGTCCCGAGACGCCGATCCACGCGGTCGCCAGGTGTTGCGGCTGCACGACGTGGCCGAGTTCACCCTGCTCTCAGCCCGTCCGCAGGCCTTTCAGCTCGACGGCGACTATCTCGGGGAGCGGGAGAAAGTAAGATTCACATCCGTTCCGGCCGCACTGAGAGTAATCTGCTAG
- a CDS encoding tetratricopeptide repeat protein, translating into MPEGTDDPALPAEGELALARLALADGDLRHAAEHVSAALVLAPTLPEVHETLARVAAASGGDLDLFPIGHHAFVGAVVARAHLLAAAGRPAEGLDLLAAATGYAPAVDWAGVPWVTAPELAERLDPERIARILMQICAAAPDPVPRRAREPLRPYLTLARNAVTVHPEHALLLGAASALARRIGEVALAIKWASRGVRAEPSKLGEVWLGYAYRSAGRTRDALAALGRAVAHDPDDLAVYADLAGTLADNGRLDEALEWIDRALARDPTFDCAVHTAHRLRFQRDGDVAHLVALADFARDHPDDSHEHADLAECCRSRPWLGQVTPAGGPMLDALRQALVDENTARVAVRLDAPEPPSAMRTVAAAVPGLDVEVTGTVEPDPREPRRATTCQLWRYDGATAAPTLPVPSPAAAERVRQLAHPAWPHPPAAYDAAVSLATLELTDLLGVLVHPPEPPTTALGRVLGGQDPSLWVRCVQVWACLGLLHHRTDEPWAESTRRRVLVELVWGVEDWITEAALFALVTAAWVDPAVRPDVAAVVAERLADVAAVARERRVPIAASLAHLALATPALDEATAALAHELTAAPPGGPTRPGPLRRLWRRLAALFGRA; encoded by the coding sequence GTGCCCGAGGGAACGGACGACCCCGCGCTGCCCGCGGAGGGGGAACTCGCGCTGGCCCGGCTGGCCCTGGCCGACGGCGACCTCCGGCACGCGGCCGAGCACGTCTCCGCCGCGCTCGTCCTCGCCCCCACCCTGCCCGAGGTGCACGAGACGCTGGCCCGGGTGGCCGCGGCCAGCGGCGGCGACCTCGACCTCTTCCCGATCGGCCACCACGCCTTCGTCGGCGCGGTCGTCGCCCGCGCGCACCTGCTCGCCGCCGCCGGCCGACCCGCCGAAGGGCTCGACCTGCTGGCCGCCGCCACCGGCTACGCGCCCGCCGTCGACTGGGCCGGGGTGCCCTGGGTGACCGCCCCCGAGCTGGCCGAACGACTCGACCCGGAGCGGATCGCCCGGATCCTCATGCAGATCTGCGCCGCCGCACCGGACCCGGTGCCGCGCCGCGCCCGGGAACCGCTGCGGCCCTACCTCACGCTGGCCCGCAACGCGGTCACCGTGCACCCGGAGCACGCGCTCCTGCTGGGGGCGGCGTCCGCGCTGGCCCGGCGGATCGGCGAGGTCGCCCTCGCGATCAAGTGGGCCTCCCGGGGGGTACGCGCGGAGCCGTCCAAACTCGGCGAGGTCTGGCTCGGGTACGCGTACCGCAGCGCCGGCCGCACCCGGGACGCCCTCGCCGCGCTCGGCCGGGCGGTCGCCCACGACCCCGACGACCTCGCCGTCTACGCCGACCTCGCCGGCACCCTGGCGGACAACGGCCGGCTGGACGAGGCGCTGGAGTGGATCGACCGGGCGCTGGCCCGGGACCCGACCTTCGACTGCGCGGTGCACACCGCGCACCGGTTGCGGTTCCAACGCGACGGGGACGTGGCGCACTTGGTCGCGCTCGCCGACTTCGCCCGCGACCACCCCGACGACAGCCACGAGCACGCCGACCTGGCCGAGTGCTGCCGCAGCCGACCGTGGCTGGGTCAGGTCACGCCGGCCGGCGGGCCGATGCTGGACGCGCTCCGCCAGGCGCTGGTCGACGAGAACACCGCCCGGGTGGCCGTACGCCTCGACGCCCCGGAGCCGCCGAGCGCGATGCGTACCGTGGCGGCGGCGGTGCCCGGCCTGGACGTCGAGGTGACCGGGACGGTCGAGCCCGACCCACGGGAGCCCCGCCGGGCCACCACCTGCCAGCTCTGGCGGTACGACGGCGCCACCGCCGCCCCCACCCTGCCCGTCCCGTCACCGGCGGCGGCGGAACGGGTCCGGCAGCTCGCCCACCCGGCCTGGCCCCACCCCCCGGCCGCGTACGACGCCGCGGTGAGCCTGGCCACGCTGGAGCTGACCGATCTGCTCGGCGTGCTGGTGCACCCGCCCGAGCCGCCGACCACCGCGCTGGGGCGGGTGCTGGGCGGGCAGGACCCCTCGCTCTGGGTGCGCTGCGTGCAGGTCTGGGCCTGCCTGGGCCTGCTGCACCACCGCACCGACGAGCCGTGGGCGGAGTCCACCCGGCGCCGGGTGCTGGTGGAGCTGGTCTGGGGCGTGGAGGACTGGATCACCGAGGCGGCGCTCTTCGCCCTGGTCACCGCCGCCTGGGTGGACCCCGCGGTACGCCCCGACGTGGCCGCCGTGGTGGCCGAACGCCTCGCCGACGTGGCCGCCGTGGCCCGCGAACGCCGGGTGCCGATCGCCGCGTCGCTGGCCCACCTGGCGCTGGCCACCCCGGCCCTGGACGAGGCGACCGCCGCCCTGGCCCACGAGCTGACCGCCGCCCCACCCGGCGGTCCGACCCGCCCCGGTCCCCTGCGCCGGCTCTGGCGCCGCCTCGCCGCCCTGTTCGGCCGCGCCTGA